CGCAAGCTGTTTCAGTTGCTGCAGCCGGAACGCATTGGTGTGACCCTGACGGACGGGGAGCAGATGGTGCCGGAACAGAGCACCTCGGCCGTGATTGTGCACCATCCGGAAGCCAAATATTTTAGCCTGGAATAATTTATATTATTGAAAGAATAAAAAGGAGATACAGCATGAAAAAGTATATCTGTACCAACTGCGGCTATGTCTATGACCCGCAAAAAGGCGATCCCGACAATGGTATCGACCCCGGAACTCCGTTTGAAGACCTGCCGGAAGACTGGAAATGTCCGGTGTGCTATGTGGATAAAGATATGTTTGATGAGGTATAGAAAAGTCAAAGAGTCAAAGGTCATTCGTGGATGCTTGAGCGTTGCGGTAAGTTTTGTGTTTTCAGGGGAGGTGTTTGATGGGCTTTCGGGCCGCGCGGTCATGATTCCCGCCGTTTCCGGGTTTCCTGTATCATGTCTACAATTTCCGAAGAAGAAATATCGGCGTCAATGCCTTTAACGTTTAATGAAGATTTATTCGACGTGTACGATTTTATAATGAATGCAGAGCCGTCTCTTTTTTGAATCATGACCTCTCCGTCTGATTTTGCTTTATTCAATACAGATGATGATAGATGTGTCAATAACAATTTTCACCATACTCTCCTTCATGTACATATGTACATGATTTAAGTTATTTTCGTTAGCTTGTCAAGAAAAAGTAAAGTCAGATGGTACAAGGTTGTTCGTGGGCGGTTGGACGTCGGGGTTATAACTTACAGGATGAAACTGAACCCGGATGTCCGTACTGCATTCCGCCAGAAAGCGGAATGATAAAGGATATCTGTGCAGCTAGGGGGGGTGAATTGGAGGTAGAACTTCCGGCTATCCTGCGTAAAGAATCCGGGTTTCAAAAATCATCTTGCATTATAAACTTACAGATGCTAAATTATGACCCTGCTCATGACCCGGATCATAAAAGAGGAGGTGTGGTATGGAATACATATCCAAAAGCAAGTTGAAACCCAAGCTGCTGGAATATTTCCGCAAAATTGAAGAAACCGGTGAGCCTGTTATTGTGACATCGCACAATAAACCGGTGCTCAAGATCGAACCGATCCAGAAAAAACAACGCATATCGGATGTATTTGGGGAATACTGGGGCAAAGTGCGGATTGATGAGGACGTGATGCAGCCGGAGACCGACGAGTGGGAGGAGGTCTGATGCTTTTTGATACCTGCGCGTTGCTCTGGGCTACCTTGAATCCGGATGCATTGACGGAAAACGAACGGGAAATTGCCTTTGCCGCATTAGAAAACGGCAGCGCGGCCGTGTCTTCTATTTCATTCTGGGAGATCGGAATCAATATCAAGCGCAAGAAACTGGATATCCGCATGAGTTTGCACACGTATATTGATAAAATCCATCAATTCAACGGATTCGAGATTATCCCGGTGGATGAGAGGAGCTGGGCGAAAAACATTGCACTAGACTGGCCGCACAAGGATCCCGCAGACCGAACCATCGTCGCCACCGCCATGCTGAGAGATCTGCCGATTTTGACCCGGGATACTGTTATCAGAGAGTTTTATGCAAAGCTGGGGTGGGGCTGAAACTCGGAAGGTCAAAAAGGCAAAAGTTTGAAAGTCAAATGTCACAGGTCGGACAGGGGGCAACTGAAGGTCACCTGCACGATGATGAATTCGTCTTTTCCCTCGTAGTACAACTGTTTTTGTTA
This genomic window from candidate division KSB1 bacterium contains:
- a CDS encoding type II toxin-antitoxin system Phd/YefM family antitoxin is translated as MEYISKSKLKPKLLEYFRKIEETGEPVIVTSHNKPVLKIEPIQKKQRISDVFGEYWGKVRIDEDVMQPETDEWEEV
- a CDS encoding rubredoxin, producing the protein MKKYICTNCGYVYDPQKGDPDNGIDPGTPFEDLPEDWKCPVCYVDKDMFDEV
- a CDS encoding type II toxin-antitoxin system VapC family toxin; this encodes MLFDTCALLWATLNPDALTENEREIAFAALENGSAAVSSISFWEIGINIKRKKLDIRMSLHTYIDKIHQFNGFEIIPVDERSWAKNIALDWPHKDPADRTIVATAMLRDLPILTRDTVIREFYAKLGWG